The following are encoded together in the Cololabis saira isolate AMF1-May2022 chromosome 5, fColSai1.1, whole genome shotgun sequence genome:
- the bicd1a gene encoding protein bicaudal D homolog 1 isoform X1 has translation MAADGGCAESVDQYRAEVDRLTQELAEANREKIRAAECGLAVLEENQALKHKYAELEGEQEALRKELEQLQEAFSQAYTNQRKVAEDGETNEETLLQESASKEAYYTARQLELQTEVTLSRSVASNAQSENERLNALVQHLRECNEMLELQRSRMREEIKEYKFRETRLLQDYTELEEENITLQKLVSTLKQNQVEYEGLKHEIKVLEEETVLLNSQLEDALRLKDISEGQLEEALDALKSEREQKNNLRKELAHHICLSDSVYGAGAHLALTVTGVEGLKFPEETNGAIGTNCGPLPANGNIEDSNRCNGHLHGSTGLAKMNGDYRAGRKGEGLVPDLFSELNLSEMQKLKQQLMQVEREKAALLMNLQESQTQLQHTQGALTEQSERIHRLTERVNAMSHLNGVKELADPQESEKPDGGSLSPSANSCHDPDSHGFESLVCQYKVAVTEVIDLKAELKALKEKYNQAVEGQGDSHNDEGIQALNEQISHLDRSCREGRERVASLEAELRAAKSTATESQGMLNAAQDELVTFSEELAQLYHHVCLCNNETPNRVMLDYYRQSRITRSGSLKGSEDPRALLTPRLARRLAAASAACSSDSPRSPMDSPSKDSHHSETASNSTDPPSCNSSPNRSATGSPVISISPCPAQTPSDAGGDLRKEPMNIYNLNAIIRDQVKHLQKAVDRSLQLSRQRAAARELAPMLDKDKESCLEEILKLKSLLSTKREQIATLRLVLKANKQTAENALANLKSKYENEKAMVTETMMKLRNELKALKEDAATFSSLRAMFATRCDEYVTQLDEMQRQLAAAEDEKKTLNSLLRMAIQQKLALTQRLEDLEFDHEQTYRGRGAKVPRIKSSPPKFLVDCQQPAASVPPLSPQLRRGRASLARSHKYAAELKERQPILYRSSGLLSPFDPRNCLVHQPQPPGT, from the exons GCATTCAGCCAAGCCTACACCAACCAGCGTAAAGTGGCAGAGGATGGGGAGACGAACGAGGAGACGTTGCTGCAGGAGTCAGCCTCAAAGGAGGCCTACTACACGGCccgtcagctggagctgcagacgGAAGTAACCCTCAGCCGATCTGTCGCATCCAACGCCCAGTCGGAGAACGAGAGGCTCAACGCACTTGTGCAACATCTACGAGAG TGTAACGAgatgctggagctgcagcggaGCAGGATGAGGGAGGAGATCAAGGAGTACAAGTTCAGAGAGACCAGGTTGCTTCAAGACTAcacggagctggaggaggagaacaTCACACTGCAGAAACTGGTGTCTACGCTCAAGCAAAACCAG GTGGAGTATGAGGGTCTGAAGCATGAAATCAAGGTTCTGGAGGAGGAGACCGTCCTTCTCAACAGCCAGCTAGAAGATGCATTACGCTTGAAGGACATTTCCGAGGGCCAGTTAGAAGAAGCTCTAGATGCCCTCAAGAGTGAGCGGGAGCAAAAGAACAACCTAAGGAAAGAACTAGCCCACCACATCTGCCTGAGTGACAGTGTCTATGGAGCGGGGGCTCATCTGGCGCTCACCGTCACCGGCGTTGAGGGTCTCAAGTTCCCGGAGGAAACCAACGGAGCGATCGGCACTAACTGTGGCCCCCTCCCTGCTAATGGAAACATTGAGGACAGCAACCGTTGCAATGGTCACCTCCATGGCAGCACAGGGTTGGCCAAGATGAACGGTGACTACAGAGCGGGCCGGAAAGGAGAGGGGCTTGTGCCGGACCTGTTCAGCGAGCTGAACCTGTCAGAGATGCAGAAGCTTAAGCAGCAACTGATGCAG GTGGAACGTGAGAAAGCAGCTCTGCTCATGAATCTGCAGGAGTCACAGACCCAGTTACAGCACACACAGGGTGCCCTGACTGAGCAGAGTGAGCGTATCCATCGCCTCACTGAGCGCGTTAACGCCATGAGCCATCTTAATGGAGTCAAAGAACTCGCCGACCCGCAGGAGAGCGAGAAGCCCGATGGCGGCTCCTTATCACCGTCGGCCAACAGCTGCCACGATCCCGATAGCCATGGCTTTGAGAGTCTGGTGTGTCAGTACAAGGTGGCGGTGACAGAGGTCATCGACCTGAAAGCAGAGCTCAAAGCGTTGAAGGAAAAGTACAACCAGGCCGTGGAGGGGCAGGGAGACAGCCACAACGATGAAGGGATCCAGGCACTGAACGAACAG ATATCACATTTGGACCGGAGCTGCCGCGAGggccgggaaagggtggcgagCCTCGAGGCAGAACTCCGAGCTGCCAAGAGCACTGCGACAGAGAGTCAGGGTATGCTGAACGCAGCGCAGGATGAGCTGGTAACCTTCAGCGAGGAACTGGCACAGCTGTACCACCACGTCTGTCTCTGCAACAACGAGACGCCAAACCGCGTCATGCTGGACTACTACCGCCAGAGCCGCATCACACGCAGCGGCAGCCTCAAAGGTTCAGAAGATCCTCGGGCTTTGCTCACTCCTCGCCTGGCCCGACGCCTCGCTGCCGCATCTGCGGCCTGCTCCTCGGACTCCCCGCGCAGTCCCATGGACTCCCCTTCCAAAGACAGCCACCACAGTGAGACAGCGAGCAACTCAACGGACCCTCCGTCCTGCAACAGCAGCCCCAACCGCAGCGCCACCGGCTCCCCGGTCATCAGCATCTCCCCTTGCCCGGCTCAGACGCCCTCAGATGCAGGTGGGGACCTGCGGAAAGAACCCATGAATATTTATAACCTGAATGCCATCATCAGAGACCAGGTGAAACACCTCCAGAAGGCAGTTGACCGGTCGCTGCAGCTATCCAGGCAAAGAGCTGCAGCCAGGGAGCTGGCCCCCATGCTGGACAAGGACAAGgagtcgtgtttggaggagatacTGAAGCTCAAGTCCCTGCTCAGTACGAAGAGGGAGCAGATAGCCACCCTCAGGCTGGTGCTCAAGGCCAATAAGCAG ACAGCAGAGAACGCCTTGGCTAACCTGAAGAGCAAATACGAGAATGAAAAAGCGATGGTGACAGAGACCATGATGAAGCTAAGGAATGAGCTGAAGGCTCTGAAAGAAGACGCCGCTACCTTCTCTTCTCTCAGGGCCATGTTTGCCACAAG ATGTGACGAGTATGTCACGCAGCTGGATGAGATGCAGAGGCAGCTTGCGGCAGCGGAGGATGAGAAGAAGACTCTGAACTCCCTCCTCCGTATGGCAATACAGCAGAAGCTGGCCCTGACCCAACGCCTGGAGGATCTGGAGTTTGACCACGAGCAGACTTATCGTGGCCGTGGCGCCAAAGTGCCCAGGATTAAAAGCAGCCCTCCTAAA TTTCTTGTAGATTGTCAGCAGCCTGCTGCCTCAGTACCGCCACTCTCCCCACAACTAAGGCGAGGGAGAGCCTCCTTAGCGCGCAG tcataAATATGCGGCAGAACTTAAGGAGCGTCAACCGATCCTGTACAGGAGCTCCGGCCTTCTCTCTCCCTTCGACCCACGTAATTGCCTGGTCCACCAACCCCAACCTCCTGGCACCTGA
- the bicd1a gene encoding protein bicaudal D homolog 1 isoform X4 produces MAADGGCAESVDQYRAEVDRLTQELAEANREKIRAAECGLAVLEENQALKHKYAELEGEQEALRKELEQLQEAFSQAYTNQRKVAEDGETNEETLLQESASKEAYYTARQLELQTEVTLSRSVASNAQSENERLNALVQHLRECNEMLELQRSRMREEIKEYKFRETRLLQDYTELEEENITLQKLVSTLKQNQVEYEGLKHEIKVLEEETVLLNSQLEDALRLKDISEGQLEEALDALKSEREQKNNLRKELAHHICLSDSVYGAGAHLALTVTGVEGLKFPEETNGAIGTNCGPLPANGNIEDSNRCNGHLHGSTGLAKMNGDYRAGRKGEGLVPDLFSELNLSEMQKLKQQLMQVEREKAALLMNLQESQTQLQHTQGALTEQSERIHRLTERVNAMSHLNGVKELADPQESEKPDGGSLSPSANSCHDPDSHGFESLVCQYKVAVTEVIDLKAELKALKEKYNQAVEGQGDSHNDEGIQALNEQISHLDRSCREGRERVASLEAELRAAKSTATESQGMLNAAQDELVTFSEELAQLYHHVCLCNNETPNRVMLDYYRQSRITRSGSLKGSEDPRALLTPRLARRLAAASAACSSDSPRSPMDSPSKDSHHSETASNSTDPPSCNSSPNRSATGSPVISISPCPAQTPSDAGGDLRKEPMNIYNLNAIIRDQVKHLQKAVDRSLQLSRQRAAARELAPMLDKDKESCLEEILKLKSLLSTKREQIATLRLVLKANKQTAENALANLKSKYENEKAMVTETMMKLRNELKALKEDAATFSSLRAMFATRCDEYVTQLDEMQRQLAAAEDEKKTLNSLLRMAIQQKLALTQRLEDLEFDHEQTYRGRGAKVPRIKSSPPKS; encoded by the exons GCATTCAGCCAAGCCTACACCAACCAGCGTAAAGTGGCAGAGGATGGGGAGACGAACGAGGAGACGTTGCTGCAGGAGTCAGCCTCAAAGGAGGCCTACTACACGGCccgtcagctggagctgcagacgGAAGTAACCCTCAGCCGATCTGTCGCATCCAACGCCCAGTCGGAGAACGAGAGGCTCAACGCACTTGTGCAACATCTACGAGAG TGTAACGAgatgctggagctgcagcggaGCAGGATGAGGGAGGAGATCAAGGAGTACAAGTTCAGAGAGACCAGGTTGCTTCAAGACTAcacggagctggaggaggagaacaTCACACTGCAGAAACTGGTGTCTACGCTCAAGCAAAACCAG GTGGAGTATGAGGGTCTGAAGCATGAAATCAAGGTTCTGGAGGAGGAGACCGTCCTTCTCAACAGCCAGCTAGAAGATGCATTACGCTTGAAGGACATTTCCGAGGGCCAGTTAGAAGAAGCTCTAGATGCCCTCAAGAGTGAGCGGGAGCAAAAGAACAACCTAAGGAAAGAACTAGCCCACCACATCTGCCTGAGTGACAGTGTCTATGGAGCGGGGGCTCATCTGGCGCTCACCGTCACCGGCGTTGAGGGTCTCAAGTTCCCGGAGGAAACCAACGGAGCGATCGGCACTAACTGTGGCCCCCTCCCTGCTAATGGAAACATTGAGGACAGCAACCGTTGCAATGGTCACCTCCATGGCAGCACAGGGTTGGCCAAGATGAACGGTGACTACAGAGCGGGCCGGAAAGGAGAGGGGCTTGTGCCGGACCTGTTCAGCGAGCTGAACCTGTCAGAGATGCAGAAGCTTAAGCAGCAACTGATGCAG GTGGAACGTGAGAAAGCAGCTCTGCTCATGAATCTGCAGGAGTCACAGACCCAGTTACAGCACACACAGGGTGCCCTGACTGAGCAGAGTGAGCGTATCCATCGCCTCACTGAGCGCGTTAACGCCATGAGCCATCTTAATGGAGTCAAAGAACTCGCCGACCCGCAGGAGAGCGAGAAGCCCGATGGCGGCTCCTTATCACCGTCGGCCAACAGCTGCCACGATCCCGATAGCCATGGCTTTGAGAGTCTGGTGTGTCAGTACAAGGTGGCGGTGACAGAGGTCATCGACCTGAAAGCAGAGCTCAAAGCGTTGAAGGAAAAGTACAACCAGGCCGTGGAGGGGCAGGGAGACAGCCACAACGATGAAGGGATCCAGGCACTGAACGAACAG ATATCACATTTGGACCGGAGCTGCCGCGAGggccgggaaagggtggcgagCCTCGAGGCAGAACTCCGAGCTGCCAAGAGCACTGCGACAGAGAGTCAGGGTATGCTGAACGCAGCGCAGGATGAGCTGGTAACCTTCAGCGAGGAACTGGCACAGCTGTACCACCACGTCTGTCTCTGCAACAACGAGACGCCAAACCGCGTCATGCTGGACTACTACCGCCAGAGCCGCATCACACGCAGCGGCAGCCTCAAAGGTTCAGAAGATCCTCGGGCTTTGCTCACTCCTCGCCTGGCCCGACGCCTCGCTGCCGCATCTGCGGCCTGCTCCTCGGACTCCCCGCGCAGTCCCATGGACTCCCCTTCCAAAGACAGCCACCACAGTGAGACAGCGAGCAACTCAACGGACCCTCCGTCCTGCAACAGCAGCCCCAACCGCAGCGCCACCGGCTCCCCGGTCATCAGCATCTCCCCTTGCCCGGCTCAGACGCCCTCAGATGCAGGTGGGGACCTGCGGAAAGAACCCATGAATATTTATAACCTGAATGCCATCATCAGAGACCAGGTGAAACACCTCCAGAAGGCAGTTGACCGGTCGCTGCAGCTATCCAGGCAAAGAGCTGCAGCCAGGGAGCTGGCCCCCATGCTGGACAAGGACAAGgagtcgtgtttggaggagatacTGAAGCTCAAGTCCCTGCTCAGTACGAAGAGGGAGCAGATAGCCACCCTCAGGCTGGTGCTCAAGGCCAATAAGCAG ACAGCAGAGAACGCCTTGGCTAACCTGAAGAGCAAATACGAGAATGAAAAAGCGATGGTGACAGAGACCATGATGAAGCTAAGGAATGAGCTGAAGGCTCTGAAAGAAGACGCCGCTACCTTCTCTTCTCTCAGGGCCATGTTTGCCACAAG ATGTGACGAGTATGTCACGCAGCTGGATGAGATGCAGAGGCAGCTTGCGGCAGCGGAGGATGAGAAGAAGACTCTGAACTCCCTCCTCCGTATGGCAATACAGCAGAAGCTGGCCCTGACCCAACGCCTGGAGGATCTGGAGTTTGACCACGAGCAGACTTATCGTGGCCGTGGCGCCAAAGTGCCCAGGATTAAAAGCAGCCCTCCTAAA tcataA
- the bicd1a gene encoding protein bicaudal D homolog 1 isoform X2 codes for MAADGGCAESVDQYRAEVDRLTQELAEANREKIRAAECGLAVLEENQALKHKYAELEGEQEALRKELEQLQEAFSQAYTNQRKVAEDGETNEETLLQESASKEAYYTARQLELQTEVTLSRSVASNAQSENERLNALVQHLRECNEMLELQRSRMREEIKEYKFRETRLLQDYTELEEENITLQKLVSTLKQNQVEYEGLKHEIKVLEEETVLLNSQLEDALRLKDISEGQLEEALDALKSEREQKNNLRKELAHHICLSDSVYGAGAHLALTVTGVEGLKFPEETNGAIGTNCGPLPANGNIEDSNRCNGHLHGSTGLAKMNGDYRAGRKGEGLVPDLFSELNLSEMQKLKQQLMQVEREKAALLMNLQESQTQLQHTQGALTEQSERIHRLTERVNAMSHLNGVKELADPQESEKPDGGSLSPSANSCHDPDSHGFESLVCQYKVAVTEVIDLKAELKALKEKYNQAVEGQGDSHNDEGIQALNEQISHLDRSCREGRERVASLEAELRAAKSTATESQGMLNAAQDELVTFSEELAQLYHHVCLCNNETPNRVMLDYYRQSRITRSGSLKGSEDPRALLTPRLARRLAAASAACSSDSPRSPMDSPSKDSHHSETASNSTDPPSCNSSPNRSATGSPVISISPCPAQTPSDAGGDLRKEPMNIYNLNAIIRDQVKHLQKAVDRSLQLSRQRAAARELAPMLDKDKESCLEEILKLKSLLSTKREQIATLRLVLKANKQTAENALANLKSKYENEKAMVTETMMKLRNELKALKEDAATFSSLRAMFATRCDEYVTQLDEMQRQLAAAEDEKKTLNSLLRMAIQQKLALTQRLEDLEFDHEQTYRGRGAKVPRIKSSPPKFLVDCQQPAASVPPLSPQLRRGRASLARR; via the exons GCATTCAGCCAAGCCTACACCAACCAGCGTAAAGTGGCAGAGGATGGGGAGACGAACGAGGAGACGTTGCTGCAGGAGTCAGCCTCAAAGGAGGCCTACTACACGGCccgtcagctggagctgcagacgGAAGTAACCCTCAGCCGATCTGTCGCATCCAACGCCCAGTCGGAGAACGAGAGGCTCAACGCACTTGTGCAACATCTACGAGAG TGTAACGAgatgctggagctgcagcggaGCAGGATGAGGGAGGAGATCAAGGAGTACAAGTTCAGAGAGACCAGGTTGCTTCAAGACTAcacggagctggaggaggagaacaTCACACTGCAGAAACTGGTGTCTACGCTCAAGCAAAACCAG GTGGAGTATGAGGGTCTGAAGCATGAAATCAAGGTTCTGGAGGAGGAGACCGTCCTTCTCAACAGCCAGCTAGAAGATGCATTACGCTTGAAGGACATTTCCGAGGGCCAGTTAGAAGAAGCTCTAGATGCCCTCAAGAGTGAGCGGGAGCAAAAGAACAACCTAAGGAAAGAACTAGCCCACCACATCTGCCTGAGTGACAGTGTCTATGGAGCGGGGGCTCATCTGGCGCTCACCGTCACCGGCGTTGAGGGTCTCAAGTTCCCGGAGGAAACCAACGGAGCGATCGGCACTAACTGTGGCCCCCTCCCTGCTAATGGAAACATTGAGGACAGCAACCGTTGCAATGGTCACCTCCATGGCAGCACAGGGTTGGCCAAGATGAACGGTGACTACAGAGCGGGCCGGAAAGGAGAGGGGCTTGTGCCGGACCTGTTCAGCGAGCTGAACCTGTCAGAGATGCAGAAGCTTAAGCAGCAACTGATGCAG GTGGAACGTGAGAAAGCAGCTCTGCTCATGAATCTGCAGGAGTCACAGACCCAGTTACAGCACACACAGGGTGCCCTGACTGAGCAGAGTGAGCGTATCCATCGCCTCACTGAGCGCGTTAACGCCATGAGCCATCTTAATGGAGTCAAAGAACTCGCCGACCCGCAGGAGAGCGAGAAGCCCGATGGCGGCTCCTTATCACCGTCGGCCAACAGCTGCCACGATCCCGATAGCCATGGCTTTGAGAGTCTGGTGTGTCAGTACAAGGTGGCGGTGACAGAGGTCATCGACCTGAAAGCAGAGCTCAAAGCGTTGAAGGAAAAGTACAACCAGGCCGTGGAGGGGCAGGGAGACAGCCACAACGATGAAGGGATCCAGGCACTGAACGAACAG ATATCACATTTGGACCGGAGCTGCCGCGAGggccgggaaagggtggcgagCCTCGAGGCAGAACTCCGAGCTGCCAAGAGCACTGCGACAGAGAGTCAGGGTATGCTGAACGCAGCGCAGGATGAGCTGGTAACCTTCAGCGAGGAACTGGCACAGCTGTACCACCACGTCTGTCTCTGCAACAACGAGACGCCAAACCGCGTCATGCTGGACTACTACCGCCAGAGCCGCATCACACGCAGCGGCAGCCTCAAAGGTTCAGAAGATCCTCGGGCTTTGCTCACTCCTCGCCTGGCCCGACGCCTCGCTGCCGCATCTGCGGCCTGCTCCTCGGACTCCCCGCGCAGTCCCATGGACTCCCCTTCCAAAGACAGCCACCACAGTGAGACAGCGAGCAACTCAACGGACCCTCCGTCCTGCAACAGCAGCCCCAACCGCAGCGCCACCGGCTCCCCGGTCATCAGCATCTCCCCTTGCCCGGCTCAGACGCCCTCAGATGCAGGTGGGGACCTGCGGAAAGAACCCATGAATATTTATAACCTGAATGCCATCATCAGAGACCAGGTGAAACACCTCCAGAAGGCAGTTGACCGGTCGCTGCAGCTATCCAGGCAAAGAGCTGCAGCCAGGGAGCTGGCCCCCATGCTGGACAAGGACAAGgagtcgtgtttggaggagatacTGAAGCTCAAGTCCCTGCTCAGTACGAAGAGGGAGCAGATAGCCACCCTCAGGCTGGTGCTCAAGGCCAATAAGCAG ACAGCAGAGAACGCCTTGGCTAACCTGAAGAGCAAATACGAGAATGAAAAAGCGATGGTGACAGAGACCATGATGAAGCTAAGGAATGAGCTGAAGGCTCTGAAAGAAGACGCCGCTACCTTCTCTTCTCTCAGGGCCATGTTTGCCACAAG ATGTGACGAGTATGTCACGCAGCTGGATGAGATGCAGAGGCAGCTTGCGGCAGCGGAGGATGAGAAGAAGACTCTGAACTCCCTCCTCCGTATGGCAATACAGCAGAAGCTGGCCCTGACCCAACGCCTGGAGGATCTGGAGTTTGACCACGAGCAGACTTATCGTGGCCGTGGCGCCAAAGTGCCCAGGATTAAAAGCAGCCCTCCTAAA TTTCTTGTAGATTGTCAGCAGCCTGCTGCCTCAGTACCGCCACTCTCCCCACAACTAAGGCGAGGGAGAGCCTCCTTAGCGCGCAGGTAA
- the bicd1a gene encoding protein bicaudal D homolog 1 isoform X3, with protein sequence MAADGGCAESVDQYRAEVDRLTQELAEANREKIRAAECGLAVLEENQALKHKYAELEGEQEALRKELEQLQEAFSQAYTNQRKVAEDGETNEETLLQESASKEAYYTARQLELQTEVTLSRSVASNAQSENERLNALVQHLRECNEMLELQRSRMREEIKEYKFRETRLLQDYTELEEENITLQKLVSTLKQNQVEYEGLKHEIKVLEEETVLLNSQLEDALRLKDISEGQLEEALDALKSEREQKNNLRKELAHHICLSDSVYGAGAHLALTVTGVEGLKFPEETNGAIGTNCGPLPANGNIEDSNRCNGHLHGSTGLAKMNGDYRAGRKGEGLVPDLFSELNLSEMQKLKQQLMQVEREKAALLMNLQESQTQLQHTQGALTEQSERIHRLTERVNAMSHLNGVKELADPQESEKPDGGSLSPSANSCHDPDSHGFESLVCQYKVAVTEVIDLKAELKALKEKYNQAVEGQGDSHNDEGIQALNEQISHLDRSCREGRERVASLEAELRAAKSTATESQGMLNAAQDELVTFSEELAQLYHHVCLCNNETPNRVMLDYYRQSRITRSGSLKGSEDPRALLTPRLARRLAAASAACSSDSPRSPMDSPSKDSHHSETASNSTDPPSCNSSPNRSATGSPVISISPCPAQTPSDAGGDLRKEPMNIYNLNAIIRDQVKHLQKAVDRSLQLSRQRAAARELAPMLDKDKESCLEEILKLKSLLSTKREQIATLRLVLKANKQTAENALANLKSKYENEKAMVTETMMKLRNELKALKEDAATFSSLRAMFATRCDEYVTQLDEMQRQLAAAEDEKKTLNSLLRMAIQQKLALTQRLEDLEFDHEQTYRGRGAKVPRIKSSPPKIVSSLLPQYRHSPHN encoded by the exons GCATTCAGCCAAGCCTACACCAACCAGCGTAAAGTGGCAGAGGATGGGGAGACGAACGAGGAGACGTTGCTGCAGGAGTCAGCCTCAAAGGAGGCCTACTACACGGCccgtcagctggagctgcagacgGAAGTAACCCTCAGCCGATCTGTCGCATCCAACGCCCAGTCGGAGAACGAGAGGCTCAACGCACTTGTGCAACATCTACGAGAG TGTAACGAgatgctggagctgcagcggaGCAGGATGAGGGAGGAGATCAAGGAGTACAAGTTCAGAGAGACCAGGTTGCTTCAAGACTAcacggagctggaggaggagaacaTCACACTGCAGAAACTGGTGTCTACGCTCAAGCAAAACCAG GTGGAGTATGAGGGTCTGAAGCATGAAATCAAGGTTCTGGAGGAGGAGACCGTCCTTCTCAACAGCCAGCTAGAAGATGCATTACGCTTGAAGGACATTTCCGAGGGCCAGTTAGAAGAAGCTCTAGATGCCCTCAAGAGTGAGCGGGAGCAAAAGAACAACCTAAGGAAAGAACTAGCCCACCACATCTGCCTGAGTGACAGTGTCTATGGAGCGGGGGCTCATCTGGCGCTCACCGTCACCGGCGTTGAGGGTCTCAAGTTCCCGGAGGAAACCAACGGAGCGATCGGCACTAACTGTGGCCCCCTCCCTGCTAATGGAAACATTGAGGACAGCAACCGTTGCAATGGTCACCTCCATGGCAGCACAGGGTTGGCCAAGATGAACGGTGACTACAGAGCGGGCCGGAAAGGAGAGGGGCTTGTGCCGGACCTGTTCAGCGAGCTGAACCTGTCAGAGATGCAGAAGCTTAAGCAGCAACTGATGCAG GTGGAACGTGAGAAAGCAGCTCTGCTCATGAATCTGCAGGAGTCACAGACCCAGTTACAGCACACACAGGGTGCCCTGACTGAGCAGAGTGAGCGTATCCATCGCCTCACTGAGCGCGTTAACGCCATGAGCCATCTTAATGGAGTCAAAGAACTCGCCGACCCGCAGGAGAGCGAGAAGCCCGATGGCGGCTCCTTATCACCGTCGGCCAACAGCTGCCACGATCCCGATAGCCATGGCTTTGAGAGTCTGGTGTGTCAGTACAAGGTGGCGGTGACAGAGGTCATCGACCTGAAAGCAGAGCTCAAAGCGTTGAAGGAAAAGTACAACCAGGCCGTGGAGGGGCAGGGAGACAGCCACAACGATGAAGGGATCCAGGCACTGAACGAACAG ATATCACATTTGGACCGGAGCTGCCGCGAGggccgggaaagggtggcgagCCTCGAGGCAGAACTCCGAGCTGCCAAGAGCACTGCGACAGAGAGTCAGGGTATGCTGAACGCAGCGCAGGATGAGCTGGTAACCTTCAGCGAGGAACTGGCACAGCTGTACCACCACGTCTGTCTCTGCAACAACGAGACGCCAAACCGCGTCATGCTGGACTACTACCGCCAGAGCCGCATCACACGCAGCGGCAGCCTCAAAGGTTCAGAAGATCCTCGGGCTTTGCTCACTCCTCGCCTGGCCCGACGCCTCGCTGCCGCATCTGCGGCCTGCTCCTCGGACTCCCCGCGCAGTCCCATGGACTCCCCTTCCAAAGACAGCCACCACAGTGAGACAGCGAGCAACTCAACGGACCCTCCGTCCTGCAACAGCAGCCCCAACCGCAGCGCCACCGGCTCCCCGGTCATCAGCATCTCCCCTTGCCCGGCTCAGACGCCCTCAGATGCAGGTGGGGACCTGCGGAAAGAACCCATGAATATTTATAACCTGAATGCCATCATCAGAGACCAGGTGAAACACCTCCAGAAGGCAGTTGACCGGTCGCTGCAGCTATCCAGGCAAAGAGCTGCAGCCAGGGAGCTGGCCCCCATGCTGGACAAGGACAAGgagtcgtgtttggaggagatacTGAAGCTCAAGTCCCTGCTCAGTACGAAGAGGGAGCAGATAGCCACCCTCAGGCTGGTGCTCAAGGCCAATAAGCAG ACAGCAGAGAACGCCTTGGCTAACCTGAAGAGCAAATACGAGAATGAAAAAGCGATGGTGACAGAGACCATGATGAAGCTAAGGAATGAGCTGAAGGCTCTGAAAGAAGACGCCGCTACCTTCTCTTCTCTCAGGGCCATGTTTGCCACAAG ATGTGACGAGTATGTCACGCAGCTGGATGAGATGCAGAGGCAGCTTGCGGCAGCGGAGGATGAGAAGAAGACTCTGAACTCCCTCCTCCGTATGGCAATACAGCAGAAGCTGGCCCTGACCCAACGCCTGGAGGATCTGGAGTTTGACCACGAGCAGACTTATCGTGGCCGTGGCGCCAAAGTGCCCAGGATTAAAAGCAGCCCTCCTAAA ATTGTCAGCAGCCTGCTGCCTCAGTACCGCCACTCTCCCCACAACTAA